The following proteins come from a genomic window of Achromobacter sp. AONIH1:
- a CDS encoding TIGR03757 family integrating conjugative element protein, with protein MTAPFLKPIPRLRCTRIACAGGLLLCLLGQDASAADVLVVTDSRHPVQSASGARVIELDLPERIEAELAAGLPADPGRAAALVQQRLRDGSQALQRRIGSAYQGVADAWGLGLAKVPAVVVDRRYVVYGEPDVARAVARIESHRRAQP; from the coding sequence ATGACGGCTCCCTTCTTGAAACCCATCCCGCGGCTGCGGTGTACGCGCATCGCCTGCGCGGGAGGGCTGCTGCTGTGCCTGCTCGGCCAGGACGCATCCGCAGCCGACGTGCTGGTCGTGACCGACAGCCGCCATCCCGTGCAGTCCGCATCCGGCGCGCGCGTGATCGAGCTGGATCTGCCCGAGCGCATCGAGGCCGAACTGGCCGCGGGCCTGCCTGCCGATCCGGGCCGCGCGGCCGCGCTCGTGCAGCAACGCCTGCGCGATGGCAGCCAGGCACTACAGCGCCGCATCGGCAGCGCCTACCAGGGCGTCGCCGATGCCTGGGGCTTGGGGCTGGCCAAGGTGCCTGCCGTGGTGGTCGATCGCCGCTACGTGGTCTACGGCGAGCCCGATGTCGCGCGCGCCGTGGCACGCATCGAATCACATCGGAGGGCACAGCCATGA
- a CDS encoding helix-turn-helix domain-containing protein, with amino-acid sequence MQKRSIQRGRPTGTTTYEAEPAIAFGASVREERTSQGIAQETLAHLSGIERSHMGKIERGEHVPTLPLILKIARALKCSSAHLMALTEAKLAETAPPKSAD; translated from the coding sequence ATGCAAAAGCGTTCGATTCAAAGAGGCCGGCCCACCGGGACAACAACCTACGAAGCGGAACCAGCCATCGCGTTTGGGGCCTCCGTGCGCGAAGAAAGAACCAGTCAAGGCATCGCCCAGGAAACGCTGGCTCATCTGTCAGGAATCGAGCGTTCGCACATGGGAAAGATCGAGCGTGGCGAGCATGTCCCCACGCTCCCCCTCATTCTCAAAATCGCCCGTGCGCTGAAATGCAGTTCTGCCCACTTGATGGCGCTGACTGAAGCCAAGCTGGCAGAGACGGCTCCGCCTAAATCAGCGGACTGA
- a CDS encoding type II toxin-antitoxin system PrlF family antitoxin, producing MPEIHEVATLTSKGQITLPKSIRQALGVDTGGKVAFDLRGGEVVVTRADADHEDPAIGAFLGLLEADIRAGRHVQSLPDDLARAMLANAHHAVNLDEDIEGEVAL from the coding sequence ATGCCCGAAATCCACGAAGTCGCGACGCTGACCTCCAAGGGTCAGATCACGCTGCCCAAGTCCATCCGGCAAGCGCTGGGCGTGGACACCGGCGGCAAGGTGGCGTTCGACCTGCGCGGCGGCGAAGTCGTCGTGACCCGCGCCGACGCCGACCATGAAGACCCGGCCATCGGCGCCTTCCTGGGGCTGCTGGAAGCGGACATCCGGGCCGGGCGGCACGTCCAGTCCCTGCCGGACGATCTGGCGCGGGCCATGCTGGCCAACGCGCACCACGCGGTGAACCTCGATGAAGACATCGAAGGCGAAGTGGCGCTCTGA
- a CDS encoding conjugal transfer protein TraG N-terminal domain-containing protein, translating to MTLNTTDYLEYYLTLVGWIVSNGIWNILVASGVFALPFVVMVVQEWLRARAEGADEGNKGVLSSMRIENRVWVAIVVILFAGIPFIPVDLSTIKFDTTRSAQCQVSVPQPTDTGWSNAYTTLNNQSALVPVWWFFMHAISKAVTGGAVAAIPCGTDLRQMRMDVDATRIDDPVLAQEVGDFVHDCYGPSRAKLFMSRPTLSDEQMNDVTWIGSSYFLNNAGFYDTYHSNTPRTAWPYDATRDAGLAQVDSGGGYPTCRQWWSDGGSGLRARLLAQVDPDLLTRIGRWAGFLSQSEVNDSVIRAVVSPRQQKMNQGSVYTDYGGQIEKTLPNVVTRGAGDLGLTMGSLGFFPAMDVVRQALPMVLSLLKMALVICIPLVLVFGTYELKALVAVSCVQFALFFVDFWFQLARWLDSTILDALYGWGFGANRPHSNFDPLIGLNNAFGDMLLNFVMATMFIVLPTFWVAALGWVGVRAGTAIQGLAAGTRDAQAAGGRGAGVAMKAAK from the coding sequence ATGACGCTCAACACAACGGACTACCTGGAGTATTACCTGACCCTGGTCGGGTGGATCGTCAGCAACGGCATCTGGAACATCCTCGTGGCCAGCGGCGTATTCGCGCTGCCCTTCGTGGTCATGGTGGTGCAGGAATGGCTGCGCGCGCGGGCCGAGGGTGCGGACGAGGGCAACAAGGGGGTGCTGTCATCGATGCGCATCGAGAACCGCGTGTGGGTGGCGATCGTCGTCATCCTGTTCGCCGGCATCCCCTTCATTCCGGTCGACCTCAGCACCATCAAGTTCGACACGACGCGCTCCGCGCAATGCCAGGTCAGCGTCCCGCAGCCCACCGACACGGGCTGGTCGAACGCCTACACCACGCTCAACAACCAGAGCGCGCTGGTGCCGGTGTGGTGGTTCTTCATGCACGCCATCTCGAAGGCGGTGACGGGCGGCGCGGTGGCGGCCATCCCCTGCGGAACGGATCTGCGTCAGATGCGCATGGACGTGGATGCCACGCGCATCGATGACCCGGTGCTGGCCCAGGAGGTCGGCGACTTCGTGCATGACTGCTACGGCCCCTCGCGCGCCAAGCTGTTCATGTCTCGGCCCACGCTCTCCGACGAGCAGATGAATGACGTGACCTGGATCGGTTCGAGCTACTTCCTGAACAACGCGGGCTTCTACGACACCTACCACTCGAACACGCCACGCACGGCCTGGCCCTACGACGCGACGCGCGATGCGGGGCTGGCCCAGGTGGATAGCGGCGGGGGCTACCCCACGTGCCGGCAGTGGTGGTCGGACGGCGGCAGCGGCCTGCGCGCGCGCCTGCTGGCCCAGGTCGATCCCGACCTGCTGACGCGCATCGGCCGCTGGGCGGGCTTCCTGTCGCAGAGCGAGGTGAACGACTCGGTGATCCGCGCCGTGGTCTCGCCGCGGCAGCAGAAGATGAACCAGGGCTCGGTCTACACCGACTACGGCGGCCAGATCGAGAAGACGCTGCCCAACGTCGTGACGCGCGGCGCCGGCGACCTGGGGCTGACCATGGGCTCGCTGGGCTTCTTTCCGGCGATGGACGTGGTACGCCAGGCGCTGCCGATGGTGCTGTCGCTGCTCAAGATGGCGCTGGTGATCTGCATCCCGCTGGTGCTGGTCTTCGGCACCTACGAGCTGAAGGCGCTGGTCGCGGTGAGCTGCGTGCAGTTCGCGCTGTTCTTCGTGGACTTCTGGTTCCAGCTCGCGCGCTGGCTGGACAGCACGATCCTCGACGCGCTCTACGGCTGGGGGTTCGGCGCGAACCGGCCGCACAGCAACTTCGATCCGCTGATCGGCCTGAACAACGCCTTCGGCGACATGCTGCTGAACTTCGTCATGGCGACGATGTTCATCGTGCTGCCTACCTTCTGGGTGGCTGCGCTGGGCTGGGTAGGCGTGCGCGCGGGAACGGCAATTCAAGGGCTGGCGGCAGGAACCAGGGATGCCCAAGCTGCTGGCGGCAGGGGTGCGGGTGTCGCTATGAAAGCAGCGAAGTAA
- the mobH gene encoding MobH family relaxase produces MLSLFQRKRVPPAASAPPPKPPAEPGKGLMRPEPAASLLATPRRQKLLEHIWQRTSLSRRQFATLYLAPLERYAELVQQFPASEAHHHAYPGGMLDHGLEIVAYALKLRQSHLLPAGATPEAQAAQAEAWTAGTAYAALLHDIGKIAVDLHVEYADGTVWHPWHGPLRRPYRFRYRREREYRLHSAATGLLYARLLDPGIFDWLADYPDLWAALLYVLAGQYEHAGMLGELVVQADQASVAQELGGDPSKALAAPRHALQRKLLDGLRYLLKEEFKLNQPQASDGWLTQDALWLVSKTVSDKLRAHLLSQGIDGIPASNTAVFNVLQDHGIALATPDGKAIWKATVTSDAGWSHSFTFLKLSPAMVWDAADRPAPFAGRVQADEEQGAPTPQAPASEAPGLESADTAPPSIAPTVPMPSDNGVAALLDLLSDTAPPVAPEAPSEPEPASPPAPTVLPQISLAPFQDRPEPSGEHFMAWLRQGIQTHKLIINDAKALVHSVAGTAYLVSPGVFQRYAQEHLQIAALAKPENLEGWQWVQKRFEKLGLHRKQASGLNIWTCEVTGPRKSRRLHGYLLSAPEALFQEMPPDNPYLRLLTEAVKRENSAAGNKNDNEQG; encoded by the coding sequence ATGCTCTCGCTGTTCCAACGCAAACGGGTGCCACCTGCCGCCAGTGCGCCACCGCCCAAACCTCCCGCCGAGCCCGGCAAAGGGCTGATGCGGCCGGAGCCGGCCGCATCGCTGCTGGCGACGCCGCGCCGGCAGAAGCTGCTGGAACACATCTGGCAGCGCACCTCGCTGTCGCGCCGGCAGTTCGCCACGCTGTACCTCGCCCCGCTGGAACGCTACGCCGAGCTGGTCCAGCAATTCCCCGCGTCGGAGGCCCATCACCACGCCTATCCGGGCGGCATGCTGGACCACGGCCTGGAGATCGTCGCCTACGCGCTCAAGCTGCGGCAGTCGCATCTGCTGCCCGCCGGCGCCACGCCGGAGGCGCAAGCCGCCCAGGCCGAGGCCTGGACCGCAGGCACCGCCTATGCTGCGCTGCTGCACGACATCGGCAAGATCGCGGTCGACCTGCACGTCGAGTACGCGGACGGCACGGTCTGGCATCCCTGGCACGGCCCGCTGCGGCGGCCGTACCGCTTCCGCTACCGCAGGGAGCGCGAATACCGGCTGCACAGCGCCGCCACCGGGCTGCTCTACGCCCGGCTGCTCGATCCGGGCATCTTCGACTGGCTCGCCGACTACCCCGACCTGTGGGCCGCGCTGCTGTACGTCCTGGCCGGCCAGTACGAGCACGCCGGCATGCTCGGCGAACTGGTCGTGCAGGCGGACCAGGCATCCGTCGCCCAGGAACTCGGCGGCGATCCGAGCAAGGCCCTGGCAGCGCCCCGGCACGCACTGCAGCGCAAGCTGCTCGATGGCCTGCGCTACCTCCTGAAGGAAGAATTCAAGCTGAACCAGCCCCAGGCCTCGGATGGCTGGCTGACCCAGGACGCGCTCTGGCTGGTGAGCAAGACCGTCTCGGACAAGCTGCGCGCGCATCTGCTGTCGCAGGGCATCGACGGCATCCCGGCCAGCAACACGGCGGTGTTCAACGTGCTGCAGGATCACGGCATCGCCTTGGCCACACCGGACGGCAAGGCGATCTGGAAGGCCACCGTCACCAGCGATGCCGGCTGGTCGCACAGCTTCACCTTCCTGAAACTGTCTCCGGCCATGGTCTGGGATGCGGCCGACCGGCCGGCGCCGTTCGCGGGTCGCGTGCAGGCCGACGAGGAACAAGGGGCGCCGACACCGCAGGCACCGGCATCCGAAGCGCCAGGCTTGGAAAGCGCCGATACGGCGCCACCAAGCATCGCGCCGACCGTCCCTATGCCCAGCGACAACGGCGTGGCTGCGCTGCTCGATCTGCTGAGTGACACGGCCCCACCCGTAGCGCCGGAGGCCCCGAGCGAACCCGAGCCTGCCTCGCCACCGGCGCCTACGGTGCTGCCGCAGATAAGCCTCGCGCCATTTCAGGATCGGCCGGAGCCATCCGGCGAGCATTTCATGGCCTGGCTGCGTCAGGGCATCCAGACGCACAAGCTCATCATCAACGACGCCAAAGCCTTGGTGCACAGCGTCGCCGGAACGGCCTACCTGGTGAGCCCCGGCGTCTTCCAGCGCTATGCGCAGGAACATCTGCAAATCGCCGCACTGGCGAAACCGGAGAACCTGGAGGGATGGCAGTGGGTGCAGAAGCGTTTCGAGAAGCTAGGCCTGCACCGCAAGCAAGCCAGCGGGCTGAATATCTGGACCTGCGAAGTCACGGGGCCGCGCAAATCCAGGCGACTGCACGGCTACCTGCTGAGCGCTCCCGAAGCGCTGTTCCAGGAAATGCCTCCGGACAATCCATACCTGCGCCTCCTCACCGAGGCCGTAAAGCGCGAAAATTCAGCCGCCGGTAATAAGAACGACAACGAACAGGGGTAG
- a CDS encoding JAB domain-containing protein encodes MSYVVADSRPESLSLIAAQHEDWIIRQAIALLEQRIFKAGPMLNSPAAVRDYLHLKLVAEPNEVFAVVFLNSQHQVLAYEPMFKGTVDQTSVYPRVLVQRALALNASAVILAHQHPSGMTVPSAADQALTDRLKAALAIVDVRVVDYFIVGKGTPYSFAESGLL; translated from the coding sequence ATGTCCTATGTCGTCGCCGACTCGCGTCCCGAGTCGCTCAGCCTGATCGCCGCCCAGCACGAAGACTGGATCATCCGCCAGGCCATCGCCTTGCTGGAACAACGCATCTTCAAGGCCGGCCCGATGCTGAACAGTCCCGCCGCCGTGCGCGACTACCTGCATCTGAAGCTGGTCGCGGAGCCCAACGAGGTCTTCGCCGTCGTGTTCCTCAACTCTCAGCACCAAGTCCTCGCCTACGAGCCGATGTTCAAGGGCACGGTCGATCAAACCTCGGTGTACCCGCGGGTGCTGGTGCAGCGCGCCCTGGCCCTCAACGCCTCGGCGGTCATCCTGGCCCACCAGCATCCATCTGGCATGACCGTGCCTTCGGCCGCCGATCAGGCGCTGACCGACCGGCTCAAAGCCGCCCTGGCGATAGTCGATGTCCGGGTGGTGGATTACTTCATCGTCGGCAAGGGCACGCCGTACTCCTTCGCCGAATCCGGCCTGCTGTAG
- a CDS encoding integrating conjugative element protein, translating into MKASLSRFAQRARPYALSIALACAVTAAAGVAWAQTRISPTGVGVSGSVIGDDVLYSIGGGRAVSMGGAGNMQSIGVGIGWNSNLICGNMSITTTLQNQLNGLTNGFQQIMSSVIQSATSAVASLPALIIQRADPGLYNLLTNGVLQARLDFDRSKLTCKAMANRMADMAGGQAGWDQLAEGFALRDAVSSTDAVSAVEQAESNKGNNGVPWVGGGNAGGSGQGSIKVVGDVTRAGYNLLNSRGVSDTSSIPRASCGNRLTCQTWSSPQAAADFATRVLGEREQRTCETCTKTQTTPGVGLTPVIQEEYETKLQALQGLVTGSTPMTVANLEAAGSNSLPITRGVIEALRDEPDQDLLGKRLASEAALSSVLEKALLLQRTLLTGKKEPNVAANELAVKAVDQENNALEQEINNLKTELELRRTLAGNSAMAIVQRHGTRAAGSRGIFEGDTTRDRLKEVQKPRSGP; encoded by the coding sequence ATGAAAGCGTCTCTCTCCCGTTTCGCACAGCGCGCCAGGCCCTACGCGCTCAGCATCGCGCTCGCCTGCGCCGTCACGGCCGCAGCCGGCGTCGCGTGGGCGCAGACCCGCATCAGCCCCACCGGCGTCGGCGTGAGCGGCAGCGTCATCGGCGACGACGTGCTCTACAGCATCGGCGGCGGCCGGGCCGTGTCCATGGGCGGCGCCGGGAACATGCAGAGCATCGGCGTGGGCATCGGCTGGAACAGCAACCTGATCTGCGGAAACATGAGCATCACGACGACGCTGCAGAACCAGTTGAACGGCCTCACCAATGGCTTTCAGCAGATCATGTCCTCGGTGATCCAGAGCGCCACCAGCGCCGTGGCGTCGCTGCCGGCCCTGATCATCCAGCGCGCCGATCCGGGCCTCTACAACCTGCTGACCAACGGCGTGCTGCAGGCTCGGCTCGATTTCGACCGCAGCAAGTTGACGTGCAAGGCGATGGCCAACCGGATGGCGGACATGGCCGGCGGCCAGGCCGGGTGGGATCAGCTCGCCGAAGGTTTCGCGCTGCGCGATGCGGTGAGCAGCACCGATGCGGTGTCCGCCGTCGAGCAGGCCGAATCGAACAAGGGCAACAACGGCGTGCCCTGGGTGGGCGGCGGCAACGCGGGCGGCTCGGGCCAGGGTTCCATCAAGGTGGTCGGCGACGTGACCCGTGCCGGCTACAACCTGCTCAACAGCCGCGGCGTCAGCGACACCTCATCCATCCCGCGCGCGTCCTGCGGCAACCGGCTGACCTGCCAAACTTGGTCCTCGCCGCAGGCCGCAGCGGACTTCGCAACCCGCGTGCTCGGCGAGCGCGAGCAACGCACCTGCGAGACCTGCACCAAGACGCAGACCACGCCTGGCGTCGGCCTGACGCCGGTGATCCAGGAAGAGTACGAGACCAAGCTGCAGGCACTGCAGGGCCTCGTGACGGGCTCGACGCCGATGACGGTGGCAAACCTCGAAGCCGCCGGCAGCAACTCGCTGCCGATCACGCGCGGCGTGATCGAGGCGCTGCGCGACGAGCCCGATCAAGACCTGCTCGGCAAGCGCCTGGCGTCCGAAGCCGCGCTGTCGAGCGTGCTGGAGAAGGCCCTGCTGTTGCAGCGCACGCTGCTGACCGGCAAGAAGGAGCCGAACGTCGCCGCCAACGAGCTGGCCGTGAAGGCGGTCGATCAGGAGAACAACGCGCTGGAGCAGGAGATCAACAACCTCAAGACCGAGCTGGAGCTGCGGCGCACGCTGGCCGGCAATTCGGCGATGGCGATCGTGCAGCGCCACGGCACCCGCGCCGCGGGCTCGCGCGGCATCTTCGAGGGCGACACGACGCGCGACCGGCTCAAGGAAGTGCAGAAGCCGCGGAGCGGGCCATGA
- a CDS encoding thioredoxin domain-containing protein: MRIPRFAPSRTVLVVALLMAAALTTAAWLGLRPQSPPAEPDFPSAEATPAPATAPAGPPWRYGRADARFTVVEYADLECPFCRAYFAVLKRWIDAHPDVSWQWHHLPLPLHEPAASAGARLVECVGEAGGQAAFWQAAEWVYTHTRGDGQGLPEGLRYPDLTPAAQQCLDSDRPDALIRAQSASAAQEGIKVTPTLRLQDRQSGKTLLLHGPVEGDALLSAIDLLAASAAAEPASKEMPAESLGDMPR, translated from the coding sequence ATGCGCATCCCTCGCTTCGCGCCGTCCCGCACCGTCCTTGTCGTCGCGCTGCTGATGGCCGCGGCCCTGACAACGGCCGCATGGCTCGGCCTGCGGCCGCAGTCGCCGCCCGCCGAACCCGATTTTCCTTCGGCAGAAGCAACGCCTGCGCCGGCAACGGCACCAGCCGGCCCGCCCTGGCGCTATGGCCGCGCCGATGCGCGCTTCACGGTGGTCGAGTACGCCGACCTCGAATGCCCGTTCTGCCGCGCCTACTTCGCAGTGCTCAAGCGCTGGATCGACGCGCACCCGGACGTGAGCTGGCAATGGCATCACCTGCCGTTGCCGTTGCACGAGCCGGCCGCGTCTGCCGGTGCGCGCCTGGTGGAGTGCGTCGGCGAGGCCGGCGGCCAGGCCGCGTTCTGGCAGGCCGCCGAGTGGGTCTACACGCACACCCGCGGCGACGGTCAGGGCCTGCCCGAGGGCCTGCGCTATCCCGACCTCACGCCGGCCGCGCAGCAGTGCCTCGACAGCGACCGCCCCGATGCGCTGATCCGCGCACAGTCGGCGAGCGCGGCGCAGGAGGGCATCAAGGTCACGCCCACGCTGCGCCTGCAGGATCGCCAGTCCGGCAAGACGCTGCTGCTGCACGGCCCGGTCGAAGGAGATGCCTTGCTGTCCGCGATCGACCTGCTGGCGGCCAGTGCAGCGGCCGAGCCCGCATCGAAGGAAATGCCTGCCGAGTCTCTCGGAGACATGCCCAGGTAG
- a CDS encoding type II toxin-antitoxin system YhaV family toxin codes for MQRHGWTLLFHEGVIEQLRKLHAAAERAEQNDPQGFESNANVKLFRALSQLIMDVVPSDPARDEFRQGNTLGPAYRHWRRAKIGRRFRLFFRFDSKAKAIVFAWVNDEQTLRSSGSKSDPYAVFEKMLGRGNPPDDWAALVAASQADWRAADKD; via the coding sequence ATGCAGCGGCACGGTTGGACGCTCCTGTTCCACGAGGGCGTGATCGAGCAGTTGCGCAAGCTGCACGCGGCCGCGGAACGGGCCGAACAGAACGACCCGCAGGGGTTCGAGAGCAACGCCAACGTCAAGCTGTTCCGGGCGTTGAGCCAGTTGATCATGGATGTCGTGCCGAGCGATCCTGCGCGCGACGAATTCCGCCAGGGCAACACCTTGGGGCCGGCCTACCGGCACTGGCGGCGCGCAAAGATCGGGAGGCGGTTCCGGCTGTTCTTCCGCTTCGACTCCAAGGCCAAGGCGATCGTGTTCGCCTGGGTCAACGACGAGCAGACCTTGCGGTCGTCGGGCAGCAAGTCCGACCCCTATGCGGTGTTCGAGAAGATGTTGGGACGCGGCAACCCGCCGGACGATTGGGCGGCGCTGGTGGCCGCAAGCCAGGCCGACTGGCGCGCAGCAGACAAGGACTAG
- a CDS encoding DUF3742 family protein gives MKTAAQTTFAERLGRTLGRAWRGCARLDRRAQGWLLAQGWAPGIAKAALLAVKLAAIGVLLYTAFWLALLLAFALVGAWVVRNDDGSYDEEHKPEWRYGPAGYGLYTHDDYRIDPHDPEDEQA, from the coding sequence ATGAAGACCGCCGCACAGACCACCTTCGCAGAACGCCTCGGCCGGACACTGGGCCGGGCGTGGAGAGGCTGCGCGCGTCTGGATCGGCGGGCGCAGGGCTGGCTGCTCGCGCAGGGATGGGCGCCTGGCATTGCCAAGGCCGCGCTGCTGGCCGTCAAGCTCGCTGCGATCGGTGTCCTGCTCTACACCGCGTTCTGGCTGGCACTGCTGCTTGCGTTCGCGCTGGTCGGCGCCTGGGTAGTCCGCAACGACGATGGGAGCTACGACGAGGAACACAAGCCGGAATGGCGATACGGCCCTGCCGGGTACGGCCTCTACACCCATGACGATTACCGGATCGACCCCCACGATCCAGAAGACGAGCAAGCCTAG
- a CDS encoding LysR substrate-binding domain-containing protein, whose amino-acid sequence MKSSDASTEIRVAVLGEWVPSPLADLLALQRAEEPETATALIGCSSTAQAQELPHDNFDLALSTAAWEWPGWVCEPLWHDTLAVAVAKRSHLLSYREVPRQELLKQPLICAQSTADEPWRAVAHGLVEDAPQGHEQTVSTFDMAMTLVSAGYGIAVAPAARLTCYLRRGIAARPLAGAPIIVMAYLLRPSSSLTEPQERFARRARSVS is encoded by the coding sequence GTGAAATCGAGCGATGCCTCCACTGAAATCCGGGTGGCTGTGCTCGGCGAGTGGGTGCCTTCACCGCTTGCCGACTTGCTGGCGTTGCAGCGCGCCGAAGAGCCAGAGACCGCCACCGCCTTGATCGGATGCAGTTCCACAGCGCAGGCGCAGGAACTGCCGCACGATAACTTTGACTTGGCCCTGTCCACAGCCGCCTGGGAGTGGCCAGGCTGGGTGTGCGAGCCGTTGTGGCATGACACGCTGGCAGTCGCCGTCGCCAAGCGCTCGCACCTGCTGTCCTACCGTGAAGTGCCTCGCCAAGAGCTGCTCAAGCAGCCGTTGATCTGCGCGCAGTCAACGGCCGACGAGCCGTGGCGCGCGGTGGCGCATGGCCTGGTCGAGGATGCACCGCAGGGCCATGAGCAGACCGTCAGCACCTTCGACATGGCGATGACGCTCGTCTCCGCGGGCTACGGCATTGCCGTCGCACCCGCCGCGAGACTGACCTGCTACCTGCGTCGCGGCATCGCCGCGCGGCCATTGGCTGGCGCACCCATCATCGTGATGGCCTACCTGCTTCGCCCGTCCTCGTCCTTGACCGAGCCCCAGGAAAGATTCGCCCGCCGCGCGCGCTCCGTGTCCTGA
- a CDS encoding TIGR03756 family integrating conjugative element protein → MNRLLSASSRRARLAIASVLLGGAASSFALNTATIVSSALSPDCLEYRVVGICYWLFCTWTGCTVRTSVKVRHYIPDAVVSSYSNTGENPWIEVRAMSMPNPTAQAGGDGTTNHDNENNLAKFKNADVIGHPGGSVFSQFASASGYACQGAGTAFMPYLLSTLDTLAWRYNVPEMVYPEAVIPGMREIGGRTTLNLWGNVYPRGGFLHQTDDYKSGAVVAQRAGDVVTRRMQPHVYQPLLASSSDGYWPAGALVESDASTGKWQELTPTLSNSCAVFPHSNTRVQAQQGDYAWALWRPYACCQRRGQVFLGSVDFL, encoded by the coding sequence ATGAACCGCCTGCTGTCGGCGTCGTCGCGCCGGGCCCGCCTTGCCATCGCTTCGGTGCTGCTCGGCGGCGCCGCTTCGAGCTTCGCGCTGAACACGGCTACCATCGTGTCCTCGGCCCTGTCGCCCGACTGCCTGGAATATCGCGTCGTCGGCATCTGCTACTGGCTGTTCTGCACCTGGACGGGCTGCACGGTGCGCACCTCGGTGAAGGTGCGCCACTACATTCCCGACGCGGTGGTGTCGAGCTACAGCAACACCGGCGAGAACCCGTGGATCGAGGTGCGCGCCATGAGCATGCCCAATCCCACGGCGCAGGCCGGCGGCGACGGGACGACGAACCACGACAACGAGAACAACCTGGCGAAGTTCAAGAACGCCGACGTGATCGGGCATCCCGGCGGTTCGGTGTTCAGCCAGTTCGCCAGCGCGTCCGGCTACGCCTGCCAGGGCGCAGGCACGGCCTTCATGCCGTACCTGCTGAGCACCCTCGACACGCTGGCCTGGCGCTACAACGTCCCGGAGATGGTGTACCCCGAGGCGGTGATCCCCGGCATGCGCGAGATCGGCGGCCGCACGACGCTCAACCTGTGGGGCAACGTCTATCCGCGCGGCGGCTTCCTGCATCAGACCGACGACTACAAGAGCGGCGCCGTCGTCGCGCAGCGCGCGGGCGATGTCGTCACGCGGCGCATGCAGCCGCACGTCTACCAGCCGCTGCTCGCGAGTTCGAGCGACGGCTATTGGCCGGCCGGCGCCCTGGTGGAGAGCGATGCCTCCACCGGCAAGTGGCAGGAGCTGACGCCGACCCTCTCCAACTCCTGCGCCGTGTTCCCCCACTCCAACACGCGCGTGCAGGCCCAGCAAGGCGACTACGCCTGGGCGCTGTGGCGGCCCTATGCCTGCTGCCAGCGCCGCGGGCAGGTCTTCCTCGGCAGCGTCGATTTCCTCTGA